The following coding sequences are from one Arcobacter nitrofigilis DSM 7299 window:
- a CDS encoding geranylgeranyl reductase family protein: MHANIVLGKFMTFDFETCTLIVGGGPSGSTLARKLSKNNITNILIEKNDNYDKPCGGGIKSIVYEEFDIPKEIEFRRITKFDLFSPNKKVSVDLTRTPISIVLRKDFDKLNRKLAQKAGTELLFSRFLKFERKDEFVYSYIKIDNETKIIKSLYLVGADGVTSTVRKQLTQPTQEKILTIYSNIPNKDIDKCEFYFGEKFAPNEYAWVFPHGDKLSVGSVYKEGIDTETLFKNFKNKVAPNDNTKGKGFYIPTWNKNSLLYEDKVFLLGDAAGQVLPFSYEGIYYVMKSALVLADAIIENKPENYEINWNKKYKKRFKFFKTMQKIFLSSTFMTDKMIAFFQNEKLQQRGLQYWEGTAQPLSFIQTVLKITKHLIKN; this comes from the coding sequence ATGCACGCCAATATTGTTTTAGGAAAATTTATGACTTTTGATTTTGAAACTTGTACTCTTATTGTTGGTGGCGGACCATCTGGTTCAACACTGGCTAGAAAATTATCAAAAAATAACATTACAAATATTTTGATAGAAAAAAATGACAATTATGACAAACCATGTGGTGGTGGAATTAAATCAATTGTTTATGAAGAGTTTGATATTCCAAAAGAAATAGAATTCAGAAGAATCACAAAGTTTGATCTTTTTTCTCCAAATAAAAAAGTATCAGTGGATTTAACAAGAACACCAATATCCATTGTATTAAGAAAAGATTTTGATAAATTAAATAGGAAACTAGCCCAAAAAGCTGGAACAGAACTACTGTTTAGCAGATTTTTAAAGTTTGAAAGAAAAGATGAATTTGTTTATTCATATATAAAAATTGACAATGAAACTAAAATCATTAAATCTCTTTATTTAGTTGGGGCTGATGGAGTTACTTCAACTGTAAGAAAACAATTAACTCAACCTACTCAAGAAAAAATATTAACCATTTACTCAAATATACCAAACAAAGACATTGATAAATGTGAGTTTTATTTTGGGGAAAAGTTTGCCCCAAATGAGTATGCTTGGGTATTCCCACATGGGGATAAACTATCAGTTGGTTCAGTATATAAAGAGGGTATTGATACAGAAACACTTTTTAAAAACTTTAAAAACAAAGTTGCACCAAATGATAATACTAAAGGAAAAGGCTTTTATATTCCAACATGGAATAAGAACTCATTATTATATGAAGATAAAGTCTTTTTATTAGGAGATGCAGCAGGACAAGTTCTACCTTTTTCTTATGAAGGAATTTATTATGTAATGAAATCTGCTTTAGTTTTAGCAGATGCAATTATAGAAAATAAACCAGAAAACTATGAGATAAATTGGAATAAAAAGTATAAAAAAAGATTTAAATTTTTCAAAACTATGCAAAAGATATTTTTATCATCAACTTTTATGACAGACAAAATGATTGCATTTTTTCAAAATGAAAAATTACAACAAAGAGGTTTACAATATTGGGAAGGAACAGCCCAACCTTTAAGTTTTATTCAAACTGTTCTAAAAATTACAAAACATTTAATTAAAAATTAA
- a CDS encoding replicative DNA helicase: MDSIYSLNIERAVLSSILFNPDEIEDVLGVLKPKDFYLPAHQKIFAVMEKLHNEDMPIDEEFIRRRVNSKDVDDDILIEILSANPITNTLAYTREIKDASVKRELATLATTIKKVAIEDDIAATEAVDTVQNALYKITTDSASTELKDIHVITDDTLSYIKRMKELGGKHLIGETTGFYELDKKTTGFNDGDLIIIAARPAMGKTALVLNMALKNVEANKGVIFFSLEMPAEQLMLRMLAAKTSIPLQNLRKGDLDDSQWSNLSAAFEDLNKKRLFVDDGGSVNINQLRARVRKLAQNKDNNISLVIIDYLQLMQGTGNKDRHQEVSDISRGLKMLAREMKIPIIALSQLNRGLENRPDKRPMLSDLRESGSIEQDADIIMFVYRDDVYKERDEARKEKEAKDKGEDYKSTFTNKPVEEAEVIIGKQRNGPIGTVKLDFHKALTKFVDKEHRGEAPIEVVFETVADTQKETNIDIPNIL; encoded by the coding sequence ATGGATAGTATTTATAGTTTAAACATAGAAAGAGCGGTATTAAGTTCGATTTTATTTAATCCCGATGAGATAGAAGATGTTTTAGGTGTTTTAAAACCAAAAGACTTCTATCTTCCTGCTCATCAGAAAATCTTTGCAGTCATGGAAAAACTCCATAACGAAGACATGCCAATAGATGAAGAGTTTATTCGAAGAAGAGTAAATTCAAAAGATGTTGATGATGATATTTTAATAGAGATACTTTCTGCAAACCCAATTACAAACACTTTAGCATATACAAGAGAGATAAAAGATGCAAGTGTAAAAAGAGAACTTGCAACTTTGGCAACTACAATAAAAAAAGTTGCAATTGAAGATGATATTGCAGCAACAGAAGCTGTTGATACTGTACAAAATGCACTTTATAAAATCACTACTGATTCAGCATCTACAGAGCTTAAAGATATACATGTAATCACAGATGATACCTTGTCATATATAAAAAGAATGAAAGAGCTTGGTGGAAAGCATCTTATTGGTGAAACAACTGGTTTTTATGAATTGGATAAAAAAACAACGGGTTTTAATGATGGGGATTTAATTATTATTGCAGCACGTCCTGCCATGGGAAAAACAGCCTTAGTTTTAAATATGGCACTTAAAAATGTTGAAGCAAATAAAGGGGTGATTTTTTTCTCACTTGAAATGCCAGCAGAACAACTTATGTTAAGAATGTTAGCGGCTAAGACTTCAATTCCTCTACAAAATCTTAGAAAAGGTGATTTAGATGATTCCCAATGGTCAAATTTAAGTGCTGCATTTGAGGATTTAAATAAAAAAAGACTTTTTGTTGATGATGGGGGAAGTGTTAATATTAATCAACTTCGAGCAAGAGTGCGAAAATTAGCTCAAAATAAAGATAATAATATCTCTTTAGTAATAATTGATTATTTGCAACTTATGCAAGGAACAGGAAATAAAGATAGACACCAAGAGGTTTCTGATATTTCAAGGGGTCTTAAAATGTTGGCAAGGGAGATGAAAATCCCAATTATTGCATTATCACAGTTAAATAGGGGACTTGAGAATAGACCTGATAAAAGACCAATGTTAAGTGATTTAAGGGAATCGGGTTCTATTGAGCAAGATGCTGATATTATCATGTTTGTATATAGGGATGATGTATATAAAGAAAGAGATGAGGCTAGAAAAGAAAAAGAGGCAAAAGATAAAGGTGAAGATTATAAATCAACCTTTACAAATAAACCAGTAGAAGAAGCTGAGGTAATTATAGGTAAACAAAGAAATGGACCAATTGGAACAGTAAAACTTGATTTCCATAAAGCTTTAACAAAATTTGTCGATAAAGAACATAGGGGAGAAGCACCTATTGAAGTTGTTTTTGAAACAGTTGCCGATACACAAAAAGAGACAAATATTGATATTCCAAATATTCTTTAG
- the cysQ gene encoding 3'(2'),5'-bisphosphate nucleotidase CysQ, whose translation MLEKINLNDIKDIALKAGLVIMEIYNKDFEVEYKEDNSPLTQADIKSNEIICNSLINLYPNIPIMSEENKQTNYEQRKDWEYYWCIDPIDGTKEFIKKNGEFTVNIALIHNQEPVLGVVYAPAIDVMYSAKKGVGAFKNIHKLPIKRDDNKYIIVASKSHMSEETQTYIDNIETTKEKEMISMGSSLKLCLVADGSADCYPRVAPTMEWDTAAADAIVRCAGKMSYHLELEKPLIYNKKDLLNPNFVVK comes from the coding sequence TTGTTAGAAAAGATAAATCTAAATGATATAAAAGATATTGCACTAAAAGCTGGTCTTGTAATAATGGAAATTTATAATAAAGATTTTGAAGTGGAGTATAAAGAAGACAACTCTCCACTTACCCAAGCTGATATAAAATCAAATGAAATCATTTGCAATAGTTTGATAAATCTATATCCCAATATTCCAATTATGTCTGAAGAGAATAAACAAACAAATTATGAACAAAGAAAAGATTGGGAGTATTATTGGTGTATTGATCCAATAGATGGAACAAAAGAATTTATCAAAAAAAATGGGGAGTTTACTGTAAATATTGCTTTAATACATAATCAAGAACCAGTTTTAGGAGTAGTTTATGCTCCTGCAATTGATGTTATGTATAGTGCAAAAAAAGGTGTAGGTGCTTTTAAAAATATACATAAACTTCCAATAAAAAGAGATGATAATAAATATATTATTGTTGCTAGTAAATCACATATGTCAGAAGAAACACAAACATATATTGATAACATAGAAACAACAAAAGAAAAAGAGATGATTTCTATGGGAAGTTCACTAAAACTTTGTTTAGTAGCAGATGGTAGTGCTGATTGTTATCCAAGAGTTGCTCCTACTATGGAATGGGATACAGCAGCAGCAGATGCAATAGTTAGATGTGCAGGAAAGATGAGTTATCATTTAGAATTAGAAAAACCACTTATTTATAACAAAAAAGATTTATTGAATCCAAATTTTGTGGTTAAATAA
- a CDS encoding prepilin-type N-terminal cleavage/methylation domain-containing protein, with protein MVNTKAFSLLELIFAIVIIGIISTVAVPKLLDTKDNAQAAIVQKDISTIISSVRAYYMVNDKLDNFDEALTLNPSTWNIENTTATYEDDNNSCVTVNIKNKKLDLIINDENDGDVCKKIIASGISSAEYDL; from the coding sequence ATGGTAAATACAAAAGCTTTTTCATTGCTTGAATTGATTTTTGCAATAGTAATTATAGGAATAATTTCAACTGTAGCTGTTCCAAAGCTTTTAGATACAAAAGATAATGCCCAAGCTGCAATTGTTCAAAAAGATATATCTACGATAATATCATCAGTTAGAGCATATTATATGGTAAATGATAAATTAGATAATTTTGATGAAGCTTTAACTTTGAATCCAAGTACTTGGAATATAGAAAATACAACTGCTACTTATGAAGATGATAATAATTCTTGTGTGACTGTAAATATAAAGAACAAAAAATTAGACTTAATCATAAATGATGAAAATGATGGAGATGTTTGCAAAAAAATAATAGCTTCTGGAATTTCTTCTGCTGAGTATGATTTATAA
- the gmhB gene encoding D-glycero-beta-D-manno-heptose 1,7-bisphosphate 7-phosphatase yields the protein MQKAVFLDRDGVINVEKNYLYKAEDFEFIDGVFDTLKYLQDNDYKLFIITNQSGIGRGYYTQEDFNNLTSWMLNEFAKNGITISQVEFCPHAPMQECNCRKPKTGMIDNILKNHRIDLENSWLIGDKESDILCAINAGIKNTIQVKTGHNFDEKNSLANFVCDSIKELKDIIIPSF from the coding sequence ATGCAAAAAGCAGTTTTTTTAGATAGGGATGGGGTTATAAATGTTGAAAAAAACTATTTATACAAAGCTGAAGACTTTGAGTTTATAGATGGTGTTTTTGATACTTTGAAATATCTACAAGATAATGATTATAAACTTTTTATAATAACTAATCAATCGGGTATTGGAAGAGGATATTATACACAAGAGGATTTTAATAATTTAACTTCATGGATGCTAAATGAGTTTGCAAAAAATGGTATTACTATCTCTCAAGTAGAATTTTGTCCCCATGCTCCAATGCAAGAGTGCAATTGCAGAAAACCAAAAACTGGAATGATAGATAATATACTAAAAAATCATAGAATCGATTTAGAAAACTCTTGGTTAATAGGTGACAAAGAATCAGATATCTTATGTGCAATAAATGCTGGTATTAAAAATACTATTCAAGTAAAAACAGGACATAATTTCGATGAAAAAAATAGCTTAGCAAATTTTGTTTGTGATTCAATAAAAGAGCTAAAAGATATAATTATTCCTTCTTTCTGA
- a CDS encoding DNA ligase, translating to MKIILILLFIVSNIFCLNLEKPKIYKNQDIKNWLMSEKLDGIRAYWDGKFLYTKNGNKIFVPSSFTHNFPPFELDGELWSKRDDFENIQSIVLDKTPSSKWSEITYNIFEAPNAKGNFYNRLEKVKNWFDKNPNVKVHIIKQIKCRNKKELDAFLEKIVLLKGEGVIIKNPNLEYINKRSANSLKVKKFYDEEGIVQKINYNNKKMKSLTIKLNNGIIFNLGNGFSDKERLNPPKVGEQITFKYYDLTKNGKPKFASFLRIRKKE from the coding sequence ATGAAAATTATATTAATATTATTATTTATCGTCTCAAATATCTTTTGTTTAAATTTAGAAAAGCCAAAAATTTATAAAAATCAAGATATAAAAAACTGGCTTATGAGTGAAAAACTAGATGGAATAAGAGCCTATTGGGATGGAAAGTTTTTATACACTAAAAATGGAAATAAGATATTTGTACCAAGCTCTTTTACACACAATTTTCCACCCTTTGAACTTGATGGTGAACTTTGGAGTAAAAGAGATGATTTTGAAAATATTCAAAGCATAGTTTTAGATAAAACTCCAAGTTCAAAATGGAGTGAAATAACATACAATATTTTTGAAGCCCCAAATGCCAAAGGTAATTTTTACAATCGCCTAGAGAAAGTTAAAAATTGGTTTGATAAAAATCCAAATGTAAAAGTACACATAATCAAACAAATAAAATGCAGAAATAAGAAAGAGTTAGATGCTTTTTTAGAAAAGATTGTTTTATTAAAAGGTGAAGGAGTCATAATAAAAAATCCAAATCTTGAATATATAAACAAAAGAAGTGCAAATTCTCTAAAAGTTAAAAAATTTTATGATGAAGAGGGAATTGTTCAAAAAATAAACTACAATAATAAAAAAATGAAAAGTTTAACTATAAAATTAAATAATGGAATTATTTTTAATCTTGGCAATGGATTTAGCGATAAAGAGAGATTAAATCCACCAAAAGTAGGAGAACAAATTACATTTAAATATTATGATTTAACAAAAAACGGTAAACCAAAATTTGCCTCATTTTTAAGGATCAGAAAGAAGGAATAA
- the rfaD gene encoding ADP-glyceromanno-heptose 6-epimerase: MKYTEYDFNEKTILITGAAGFIGSNLCFYFQNNYPMAKIIALDSFRSGETLSNGNLKSFGHYKNLLGFKGTVISGDINDKELLNQIDEDYDFDFIFHEAAISDTTASEQDLMVKTNVNAYEDLLKMAINHNANMIYASSAATYGDAASPQTVGNENPGNVYGFSKLMMDNITYDYLKKDLDISIVGLRYFNVYGPREYYKNKTASTVIQFGHQILAGNTPKLFEGSDKILRDFIYIEDVIQANIKAATPKKSGIYNVGTGKARSFQDIADILQKELGTNLGTNYIPNPYIGQYQFHTEANIEDTKTYLEYAPKYEMEDGIKDYISEIKRIYEVEVK; encoded by the coding sequence ATGAAATATACAGAATATGATTTTAATGAAAAAACAATTTTAATTACAGGGGCTGCAGGATTTATTGGCTCAAACCTATGTTTTTATTTTCAAAATAATTATCCAATGGCAAAGATTATTGCTTTAGATTCATTTAGAAGTGGTGAAACCCTAAGTAATGGTAACTTAAAGTCTTTTGGACACTATAAAAACTTGTTAGGATTTAAAGGAACAGTTATTAGTGGGGATATCAATGATAAAGAACTATTAAATCAAATTGACGAAGATTATGACTTTGATTTTATTTTCCATGAAGCTGCTATTTCAGATACGACAGCAAGTGAGCAAGACTTGATGGTAAAAACAAATGTTAATGCCTATGAAGATTTATTAAAAATGGCAATAAATCATAATGCAAATATGATTTATGCAAGTAGTGCAGCAACATATGGAGATGCAGCATCTCCCCAAACAGTTGGAAATGAAAATCCAGGAAATGTTTATGGCTTTTCAAAACTTATGATGGATAATATTACTTATGATTATTTGAAAAAAGATTTAGATATCTCTATTGTAGGTCTTAGATACTTTAATGTGTATGGTCCAAGAGAGTATTATAAAAATAAAACAGCTTCAACTGTAATACAATTTGGACACCAAATATTAGCTGGAAATACACCAAAATTATTTGAAGGTAGTGATAAAATACTTAGAGATTTTATTTATATAGAAGATGTAATTCAAGCAAATATAAAAGCAGCAACTCCTAAAAAAAGTGGAATTTATAATGTGGGAACTGGAAAAGCTAGATCTTTTCAAGATATAGCAGATATCTTACAAAAAGAGTTAGGTACAAATTTAGGAACAAACTATATTCCAAATCCATATATCGGACAATACCAATTTCATACAGAAGCAAATATAGAAGATACAAAAACTTATTTAGAGTATGCTCCAAAATATGAGATGGAAGATGGAATAAAAGATTATATCTCAGAGATAAAAAGAATTTATGAGGTGGAGGTTAAATAA
- the rfaE1 gene encoding D-glycero-beta-D-manno-heptose-7-phosphate kinase yields the protein MERILQNEKKPNILVIGDLMVDHYLWGTCDRISPEAPVQIIDIQNETKVLGGAGNVISNLLSLGADVGVLSVVGDDSVAEEVKYLIDATDAKSFLILQKGRKTSKKSRIMASKSQVVRYDHESKNNISFESTDKVYAKLQQIVNGYDLILLSDYGKGVLTNDLTQRIIKIAKLNNKKVIVDPKGTNYAKYSGAYFLTPNKKEAEVATGIKIDSSDSLRDALKELQKIANLEMSVITLSEDGIAVLKDKEVTVKPTVAKEVFDVTGAGDTVLASLGYALSMTDDIYAALEFANLAAGVVVGKLGSATVTLDEIEDYKATLHKSSIDLHIKTVKEIKKVAKRLRKQNKKIIFTNGCFDILHKGHVSYLNNAKALGDILIVGLNSDDSVRRLKGENRPINNHDDRAYILSALECVDYVVIFDEDTPYELIQRVKPDVLVKGADYEGKEVIGSDIAKETVLIDFVEGKSTTSTIEKILGK from the coding sequence ATGGAAAGAATTTTACAAAATGAAAAAAAGCCAAATATATTAGTTATTGGTGATTTAATGGTTGACCACTACCTATGGGGAACTTGTGATCGAATCTCACCTGAAGCTCCTGTTCAAATTATTGATATACAAAATGAGACAAAAGTATTAGGTGGAGCTGGTAATGTTATTAGCAATCTTTTAAGCCTTGGAGCTGATGTTGGTGTTTTATCTGTTGTTGGAGATGACAGTGTTGCAGAAGAGGTGAAATACCTTATTGATGCAACAGATGCTAAAAGTTTTTTAATACTTCAAAAGGGAAGAAAAACTTCTAAAAAATCTAGAATTATGGCATCAAAATCTCAAGTTGTAAGATATGACCATGAGAGTAAAAACAATATCTCTTTTGAATCAACTGATAAAGTATATGCAAAACTACAACAAATAGTTAATGGCTATGATTTAATTTTATTATCAGATTATGGGAAAGGTGTTTTAACAAACGATTTAACACAAAGAATCATTAAAATAGCAAAACTAAATAATAAAAAAGTAATAGTAGATCCAAAAGGTACAAACTATGCAAAATACTCAGGGGCATATTTTTTAACTCCAAATAAAAAAGAAGCAGAAGTAGCAACTGGTATTAAAATTGATTCAAGTGATAGTTTACGTGATGCCTTAAAAGAGTTACAAAAAATAGCTAATTTAGAGATGTCTGTAATTACTTTAAGTGAAGATGGAATAGCTGTTTTAAAAGATAAAGAGGTTACTGTTAAACCAACTGTTGCAAAAGAAGTATTTGATGTAACAGGTGCTGGTGATACTGTTTTAGCCTCACTTGGTTATGCTTTATCTATGACTGATGATATTTATGCTGCCTTAGAGTTCGCAAACTTAGCAGCAGGGGTAGTTGTTGGGAAACTTGGAAGTGCGACAGTAACTCTTGATGAGATAGAGGATTATAAAGCAACACTGCATAAAAGCTCTATAGACTTACATATTAAAACAGTTAAAGAGATAAAAAAAGTAGCAAAAAGATTAAGAAAACAAAATAAAAAAATAATCTTTACAAACGGTTGTTTTGATATTTTACACAAAGGACATGTTTCATATTTAAATAATGCGAAAGCCTTAGGTGACATATTAATAGTTGGTTTAAATTCAGATGATAGTGTAAGAAGATTAAAAGGTGAAAATAGACCAATAAATAACCATGATGATAGAGCTTATATTTTATCAGCTTTAGAGTGTGTGGATTATGTAGTGATTTTTGATGAAGATACACCATATGAATTAATACAAAGGGTAAAACCTGATGTTTTAGTAAAAGGTGCTGATTATGAAGGTAAAGAAGTAATTGGATCAGATATTGCAAAAGAGACAGTTTTGATTGACTTTGTAGAAGGCAAAAGTACAACTTCAACAATAGAAAAGATTTTAGGTAAATAA